Within the Pseudorasbora parva isolate DD20220531a chromosome 20, ASM2467924v1, whole genome shotgun sequence genome, the region GACTTTATGTGAACTGTATCATATACAATGCTCCCAAAAATAATCAGGATACTTTTAATGatgtatttgtgtaatttaatctGAACTACTTTTATTTTTGGTGCCCCGTATATATGAACCAACTGCAAGTTTAATcttttattttcacatttattataTGTGTCAATTCCCTTCACCGTTGACAGCTATACACAGAGTGAGTGGCAGACAGCAGCAGAAGCCATGATGTCAGAGACTGCTGTACTTATTGAGCCACAAGAGGGCGCTGTTACACGGGTAAACACAAACACTCAATGCATTTCCACAACAGTTGGAAAACaaatcatgtttgtgtgtgtttataattTGAAAATTATAAAAAGCCTTATTATatattgcgtgtgtgtgtgtgtgtgtgtgtgtgtgtgtgtgtgtgtgtgtgtgtgtgtgtgtgtgtgtgtatatatatatatatatatatatatatatatatatatatatatatatatatatacacacacacacacacacacacatatatatatatatatatgtatgtatgtatatatacacataaataaataaatatataaattttttaatttaatatatgcTTTCTTTATCTCAGACTCGCAGTGGTGGACCTGGGCTGCTGCGGATGCTGCGAGTCGCCTTCTGCTCTCGTCAGCGCACCCCTCTGCTGGTGTCACTCTACCTGCTGACTGTTCACGTGCTTTTGCTGCTATGCATGGGAGGATATCTGTGAGAGAGACTCATCACGCTTCACTGAGAGAGAGACAGTTACATACTCGTTCTCAAATACATAAGACAACAAATTGACACATTATTTAATAGAGGACTAACTCATTTAAATTCGTCTGTGAACAGTTTTCCATGCTTATTTACCAAAGTCACATCTGATCTGTTTGTTTTGTTCTCTATTTTTATCGGAGCGCTCAGACAAAAATCCTTTCTACCCAGTTTTAATGGGGCTTGTCCAGACTGGTAACACTAGAGCACTACCTGCACTTCCTCAAGAACATTGTTTTACCTTTTAAGAATGCCCTCATTAATGAAGGAATGTTTATGCATAATTTGGGAAATGTAGATGAAGTTGacgggatagtgttagttttattttatttttctctatcTGTCAAACAGCGTTTCACATTGCCTGTCAAATTGCATATTTTGACCACATTCCAGCTTCCTATAATTATCTCTTTATTATTTCTGCGTAAAGTCaatgcattaaaatgtaatgtaatggcaaagctgatACAGTTACTGTACATGTCTACAAGAAACGTCCTAGTTTGCCAGTTTAGTGCAATactgtcattttatatttgtgcaTTTTAATTGGTGTTTTTTTCCCGGTTTATTTGttggttttgttgttgtttattttctttaacACACTAAATACACATATTGGTCTTTACACCTGGACTACTATTGCTTTTATTCACCCTTAAAGGCATAAATGAAATGCTTTAATCTTGGATTGTTTTATTATCAGTTTCTTTAAGTCTTTTGATTCAGTGTAATTTTCATCAAGTCATTCAAGTCCTGCTTATTTTCAGTTTTCTGAGCCAAAGCTGGACTTCCTATTCTCACTATTCTATGGTCACTCAGATCTGTTGGGGCTGCATAGAGCTGGATTAGATTATGgttaaaatgttgttttaagcACAGCCCAGTGAGTGTTTTATCTGTAAAATCTCTGTAAATGATCCTTTCTCTCTCCTTCTACCCTGTTGTAGGGGCTATTTTTTGGAAATAAAGTCTATTTATGGGAAGACATACACATCTAGTGTGTGGTTGCATGACATGTTGGTGATGGTGGTGCTGTTCCTTTACAGCATATTGTAGCATATATTTAGAACACTtcattcttttgtgttcaaaatAAATAGACAATCATTGCATTTTGAGTCTTTTAACTTTGCCGTAATGCTTCACTCAAGTCGTCCTGCACAATTTGTTTTGCCTCCCACCTGACCCAAACGTAAAACGTTTCAACAAAGAATCATTAAAAACGTATTATTATACTACTAATATTACAAATAAGTTTATTCGTAATTTTTAAGATATTTGGACCACTTCCAAAATCAAGATTGTTAttttaatctatttttttttattgaattggTGAAAAATGCACTGTTGAAACTCATGCGCGTGAACGCGTGTCCGACGCGCCTCTTCTGCAGTACGCGGCGCGCATTCGAGCGCAGGTCTGATTGCAGTTTATCGCGCACCGACACTGACACTGATACTAATAATTAACGGAGACAAAGCCGGGAATAAAAGCACTATAAAGTGAGTATTAACCATTATATTATCTTCTCATATTGTTCTTACggatgcattaaaaaaaaaaacacgaaacTTTTTAAGTCAGGAAGTGTGTTGATACATCGTGAGTTGTCATAACTTTTTTGTAGCAGGAAGTCAATTGTATTTTGTATGTAAGTTACATTAATTTTAACGTTACAGTGCTTGCATTACAGTGTTCAGGGTCTGATTActgtaattatttaaaatgtattttccgtGAAGTTTTGAAGATTGAATGTCTGATGCTCTTGAAAAATGAGGAACTTGCAAAACACAACACCACTTTCGACTCGTCTTtcatttataaaattaaaacatgcaGTATGCTATTGCTAGCTGTTTCATATAGCATAACATATAGCTGTTTCACTCTTGACATTGTAAAGTTGACTATTTTACTACTGCTTTGTGTGTTATTAAAATAAGTCACTTActgaaatgttactttttacGTCATAggtatagttatatttatattgcTACATTTTAAGCATAATGCACAATACTCAAATGTCTCTACACAAGGAAATGTAACATAAGTCATGAAATCTTGGATTTTCTTTCTATAGATGTGGAAAGCTGTGGTGGGACATGATGTTAATGTGAAGGTCGAAACAGAGGGGGACGACTGGGATACAGATCCAAATTTTGAGGTATGCAGGTGGAGAAAACTCAAAAGCTCTCTAAAGGGACTTCTGTAAAACCGCTCCTGGAGGGTCACTGTCCTGCATAGTTTAGCTCTagcttgcctcaacacacctgctTTGGAAGTGTCTAGTATGGCCTTGTAAGACGTTTATCAGCTGCTTCAGGTGGGtttaaactctgcaggacagcggccctccaggagcaggactgGACATCCCTGGTTTAAGGTTAAGATTTCTAACagcatattttattattcattattatttctgTGTTTCAGAACGATGTCTCAGAGCAGGAGCAGAGATGGGGTGCAAGAACCATAGAAGGATCAGGCCGAAAAGAACACATCAGGTAACACTTAATACACATCATACAGAAAATAATCTTatgattttaaatgatatgaTAATATAGCAGGTTGCAATGTTCATTGAACTGAAAGTGCTGCTGAATAGAGCGTCACACTACGCAGTGAGGAAATAGGAAGTAGAAATGCTGTCGACTTGAGTTGCATTTCCTAATATGGACTGATAAGTTCAAGCTTACGTCATGTCAGAAGCGGAATAAGATGTTGCACTGATACACTGCCTTTTAAatataattgtgagatatatctatataatttatttttgtaactTCTATGCTGAACATATAGATGAGCACCATAAACAAATGCACAGATCTGAGTGCTTAACAGAAGTGCCACATTCCATGGTAAATATGCAGCATGTAGTAACATGCGATGTGCCTGTTTTTGTGTACAGCATTGCAGATCTCAGGCAGAATGTGTCTCGGGAACATGAGGTGGTTAAGAAGAAAGAGATGGAACAGGGCCCTAAAGCTTCTTACGGCTATGGAGGGAAATTTGGAGTTGAGAAAGACAGAATGGACAAGGTTAGATGATTACAGTCCAAAATGTAAAGGTGCTGTCACATTTACTGGTGCTCTGCAAATTTTCCCTCACTGAATCCAGTCATTTCAATAGGAATCTCTACACAATTGGGAATTTCATGTGATGGCAAAATATTTCCCTAGGTAGATTTCGCAATTGCTTCAAGTTGGTCATGCAGATTCTCTCCTTTTATTaacagaaagctgcttggtATGATCAGTAGTTCATACATCACTACAATATTAATAGACAATGGAACTTCTTGCCATCAAAATTTCACAGACAATTCGCTAATGTGAATGCATTGTACATCTATAAATATTTCATGGGAAGTAATTTGCATATACAGTAGTGACCAGGTGATGTCCGGCCTAAGCATATTGACATCTTCcccctttattcaaataatatTAAGATTCTTACAAATAattggtagcactttattttacagtgtccttgttacatatgttacatgtacttaccatactAATAACAGTAATTGATGCATAagtacatgcaactaaccctcaacaaAACCCTAATTCTACCATAACCCTATAGCAGGGTTTTTtgaactttatgatgccaaggacccccaaatatgatgaacctttttATAATGGACCCCtttcctaaaatccatctatttttatgcatgagaaaaaaaaaagtttaaactaAGATAAGTAGTATGTgcgacattataaatacaatatattgtttccaaacttaaacTGGCTATGCTTAATGCTGAATGTATAAACATGAAGACAATTATTTGTATGAgaaactttcacaataaatatatttatgcagCTTATGTGACCTGTTAAGAATACTGACAACAACCACAGTGAGCAAAATAAAAGGAACTATAGTGAAGAAAGACTCACTAcaaagatacaaagcaaacataaattctggaaagtatgtatatggcaagaaaggagagaaatctttagaaattaaacagTTAGAATGTTCGGTAGACTGcatttttgctttgtatttttattctctgaaattttctggggaccccttagaaccttctggaggaccccagtttgaaaacccctggcctatagcaagtacatgtagttaattaacatcactcagtacttaaatatataatttcactgtaacaatgacaccgtaaaaaagtgtaaccaaagattttgtaagcatattgccTAGTTATTGTAGACTGGGTAAGCCCTGCCCGTTCTGCCGGTGacttgatttcgccctgcagctcaggctggaaacctgtacatatttttatcctgcttctgttacaaatttttgaggggaccaatcacaaagcggcttatccacctggcacgctattagCGAGTTTAACACTAATTGATAGATAGAGAACCGTTGGATTGTTGGTCTGAATGGTTGAAgggctatccaattgcatacagagtcattatactatgcccgttgatcacggctcttgtgcagtagaatacagagcagactccctagaccaatgttcaatcttaaaagattgagcttggtctggtgatagtcaGACAATAGTTATTGGTGATAACGCAATGAAAATGCCAAATTGTGCAGACATTATTTTTGACCAGCTTGTCATACAATGAAATTATGAACACAtgcaaaaacaacagaaagccaacataatattaataactgattatgttgtagtcaatagggatgcaccgataccgaTTTGgggttaaaggacaactctgaggaatttttaagtttatcttcatcattatacctttgtgagtacagtctataggaagaaaaaaaaaaacgaaccggattggtgcttccAACatggagttattacagttaatgcccagagcccccactcagctaaaacggcagctatgggggcataaacgtaaagggtgtctttgtgcctcttaacagacacaaaatacaattaaaatgtctgtccgaCATGAACAAAGCCTTTAAATGACAACGAAAGCCGTTTAGCCTTTAATACTGATTTTAACAAACAATAATTGTCCGATTCTGATATTTGTCACTTGCtctcttaattttaacttttgtcagtaaaatatatatttttttgatcaTGTTTTAAATCAGCAAAGTGCAAATATGCATACATTAAGGTACAAATTATTTCTAATGAACATTGATTGGATATGTTCAACATTCAGCAGGCCaacataaatgcataaatacaaCAGAACAAAGATACATGTTAAACAAACAGTGCTTTTAGGAAGGTTAAACACTTCAGGGCCaggaataaagtaaaaaaatgtaaaataattgcatattcttcaatgtataaattaaatgtaactgtatatatgtataaatgtgtgtatatatatatatatatatatatatatatatatatatatatatatatatatatatatatatatatatatatatatatatatatatatatatttatttattaatccttatgaaagttacaaaagttatttagtcaagagtagtgagcatttttttgttgttgttgttgtcttttgttgtttgattcacATTAAAATGCTGACAGCATTGGATTCTGGATTAATCTCGGATTATGAAACATACATTATACATCttgtgtatatacagtatatgcctTAATGCAGTTAAGGCATATACTTAATTAATAAACCATTGGTTTGTTATATCTGCATTTTTCATAACCAATATTCCTATGGTTCTTAAGTGATAAAAAATTGTCTGATACATCAGTGCATCTCTAGTAGTCTCCATGTATAATTGTTCATGTGAGCTTTTTGTTTTTCCATTTTTCTGcatagtaaaataaaacctgTAGCTTTAGTTTGcccttttttgccaaataaatttgtcagataaaaacttttttttaataccaAATTTACTCCACCACTCTTGACCCctactgtatttatgtatatttaatcTTGCATTGTCATTTGCACAAGGTTTGATGACACCAAATGCTATTAGTTTGATGATATTAgatgattttaattaaaaaaaagtatgtgttGAATTTTTCCAGGGTGCTTTAGGGCACAGCTATGTGGCGGAGGTTGAACAGCACTCATCCCAGAAAGATGCAGCAAagggttttgggggaaaatatgGTGTTCAGAAGGACCGTGTGGACAAGGTCAGAATCCCTCTCACTATCCTAtgattaattttttaataaatgtggttgtataatataaataaataaattaatagacAGTTAGaattactttattattaattttctaCAGTCTGCCATGAGCTACGAGTACAAGGGTGAGGTTCAGCAGCATGCATCTCAAAAAGGTACTCGTTCATTCTTAAAACTTCAGACTATGTATCTTCTcggttttatctttttttttttctttaatagtCATTTCTTTACTGTTCATAAGATTATGCTAAAGGTTTTGGTGGCAAGTATGGTGtacagaaagagagagttgACAAGGCTGCAATGGGATACGACTATAAAGGCGAGACTGAGAAACATCAATCACAGAAAGGTATTTTTGATCTCAGCTGTGTTATTGACCAGCATCCTGGTCCCTTAATTCATATTTTGTTGTCCTTTTGGtagaaaaataatttataaagcaTAAATCTGTTTTCTTAAAATCTCACAGACTACTCAAAAGGCTTTGGGGGAAAATACGGCGTGGAAAAAGAAAAGGTTGACAAAGCTGCTTTGGGTTACGACTACAAAGGAGAAACAGAGAAACACCAGTCACAGAAAGGTACGTTTAATTTCCGCTGTTATATAGACTAGCATCCTGGTCCTCAGAATTATGTTTTATAAACTATTCTTCCACCAAAAGGAGGCCAAAATAAGGATTGTTTTCTGATCATCTCACAGACTACGCAAAaggttttgggggaaaatacgGTGTGGAAAAAGAAAAGGTTGACAAGGCTGCTTTGGGTTACGACTACAAAGGAGAAACAGAGAAACATCAGTCACAAAAAGGTACTGTAAATATTCCCTGAGATCACTTGACTTATGTGAAACTGtttgaaaatatttatatttatttcgaTGTTTTGTAATGATTTCTATAGCATAGGCTGCATTAGTGTCACATCACTTGGTATCCGTCTCTGAATGTCTCGGACTTTAGGGCCTCTGCCACAACTTGTGACCCCTTTtcgtactttttttttttttttttacaagggTGACAAAAAGGGTGTTTTCTAACATTAGATGATTGAAAATGGTAGCTGGGGTCCTTGTGATCTTCTTGCGCTGTATTCTCTGTAGGGAACTACTTTATGGAATTTTTTAAGGGGCCCTGATATTTGGCCTGAGGGTTTGAATACCTCGGCTCTTTGGAAATCAATTCTGATTTTCCAGACAAAACATATCAAAGTTCATATTACAACATGTGATGTATTAAACTGAAAACTGAAGCTTTAGATGCAACACTTGTTGAtattactttttcttttcttttttcttccctacccctaaacctacccaccgaACTAACCTATCACATGAATcaatctgcatttttactttctaaaaaaaactcatccggtatgatttataagcattttgaaaagtggggacatggccaatgtcctcattttATTCTCTTCTTGTAATatctatgtcatacccatgtcattatacacatttgtgtcctcatatgccATGAAAACTTGCTGATTTTTGGTCTTTATTCATCATGTCTTTTCCTTGGGTCTTTAGCTGTAAATTAACCTAAAATATATGATTAAcgaagaccaggagtcaggagTATAATCAATTGCAGAATTTttatttactgaagaatagtttgtaGTTTCATTAGCAGAATTCAGCTTCAACTTTGCACAGGTCACTAAACTAAGCCATTACTCCAGGTTGAATCTGATTCTAAGAAGTAGATAAACTTAGAAAATTTCCACATATGGACTAATAGGCAGAAGCATATCTCCCTTGATTATCTGGATGACACCAGGATCCTGACTTTAAGGTGTGACGTGACCCACAAGGTCACAAATCTGTGTTTCTAGGCTCCATCTTGTCGGAAAACTAGTAATTTCACCTTCATTTCACCTGGTTAGTCAAGCTCTTGCTTTAATCAGGGATTAAAGCAAAACACACTGATAGCAAGTTTTTTTCCTTCAATAAGAGGTACAGACAATATTCGTCCTTATAGTGATTGAAGATGAAAAGTAAAGTAAATGCTAATATTTGGTCACATCGGCGACAGACTAAAAAGACCCttcaatatgtgtgtgtattattattttagactATGCAAAGGGTTTCGGAGGACGTTATGGAGTCGAAGCAGATCGCATGGATAAGGTACATTTCAAGGATTTTTATCATGCCATTATTATTAAAGCCTGTTTCTGTTTTagagtaaacaaataaatagaaaGATAATATTCggataatgtttaaaataaagaaGTCACATTGCGAGAAGCAAAGTCACCATTGAGAAAATTAGCAAGATTTCAAGAAATAGTCACAGGTGTGAGATTAGGTACATTGCGAGATATACGAACATAAATCGaaattgagaaaaaaagttgcagTTGTATGAGAGTTGCACTTACAACGATTATAGACAGTTACATTGCAATATATGCATAAAGTTGTaattgtgagaaatataatcataattgtgagatatagtcacattgctatatatatatatatatatatttatatatatataatatatgacaAATCATAAATACAAGAAAGTTGCGAtcgaaattttttttttgcacttacAAGAAATGTAGTCATAGTTGTGAGATATTGCAATATAAACGTAGTCACAATTGTGCGAAATAAAGCTGCACTTACAAGGAATTTAATCAGTTGTGAGATAGTCACATTACGATTTTATATGGCATGTTAAACTTaagagataaaaagtcgcagtTGTGTGAATAAAGTTGCACTTACAAGAAATATAGTCGCAGCTGTGAGATATAGTCACATTGCAATATAAAtgtaaagtcataattgtgataaATAAATTTGTACTAACAAGAACTATAATCACAGTTGTGAGATATACGTGAAGTCATTATGATTTATACGGCAAGTTGAAATTACAAGAAAAAAGTCGCAATtgtatggcaagccgttttgtttttattaatttacaggactggaattcttgatatcaacaattagaTTTTCACACGTTACCATAGTCTGCCATTTAAATTCAGTTGTTGATATCAGGGCTGGacttcttgatatcaacaactGATTTCCTAATATCAACAATTTAATTATTGATATCAACTATTCCATTCCTGATATCAACAATTAGAATTGCTGATACCAATAATTTAATTGTCGATATCAAGAATTCAATTCCTGCTATCAATATAATTTCCGATATCTAAAATGGCTTTCTTACTAGtaataaacacattaatgatATCAGAAATTAACATTGTCACTGGTGGCAAttgaattgttgatatcaaaaatgaaatttttaCTAGTAGCAACTCACTTGTTTATCAAGAATTCAATTTGAATGACAGCCTATGGGGACATTTTGCTAATGAAAATACAATtactgatatcaagaattagcaTTTTAACTTGCTTAATTGTTGAAATCAAGAATTCAAATCCTGTGAATGAATAAAAGTCACAACGGCTTGCCATACAATTGTGTGATAAAGTTGCACTTACAAGAAAAACAGTCACAGTTGTGAGATAGACACATTGCAAAATATAAGTGTAGTCGaaattgagaaaaaaagttgcacaTGTTGTGAGATAGTCTCATTGTTATTTATATGGCAAGTTGAAATTACGAGATAAATAAAGTTGCAGTTGTGTGTGTAAGTTGCATTTTGGAGAAACATAGTTACATTGTGAAATACACGTcgtcacaattgtgagaaattGTAAGAGTTACAGCTTTTAGATATAGTCACAATGCGAGTGCAATTACGAAAAACAAGGTGAGATATGAATTCTTctaaattctctctctctctcttttttgatTGTGAGGCAGAAATGGTATTCCATGCATTATTCATTTGACATGACAGTTTCCCAGTGAATGtacatagtgtttttttttctttttctcataGAGTGCAGCTTCCTTCAGTGAGATGGAGTCACCATCATCAGCATATGAAAAGCCTCAAGCTTTCGAGGCCTGTGAGTGTTTGTTGTACAAGTCTATGGAAATTATACAtttgatatgttttttttttttttttttttgagtagtGATGTAATAGCATTCATGCATTTTAAGTGCTGAATAAGGGTTCATATACTTTTCAGGGACACTGTAAATACTTGATTATCTGTTCTTTGTGTTTATAGCAAGTGTAGGAGCTGGAAACCTTAAGGCTCGGTTTGAGAACATGGCAAAGGCCTCAGATGATGAAAACAGGAAGAGAGCAGAGGAGGAGAGAGGCAGAAGACTTGCTAGAGAGAAGAGAGAACGGGAAGAGGCACAACGCAAACAggaggtatatatatatatatatatatatatatatatatatatatatatatatatatatatatatatatatatatatatataaataacgcTATACAATATTGTTATATTGAGGTATACAATATAACTATATGTTGATATTAGGGgaaaaaagtttatttacagggtgtccgcggggttttaaaaagtattaaaaagtgataaatcaaaatggtcaaatttaaggccattaaaagtgttaaatgtggtctcagaggtattatttttttccaaattaggtattatttttttagactatcaggtgtcctattctgattgaaattctatctgcgttcgcgttcgtttttttaaatatgggctttagcatatctgggcacataatcaaagatcttttgtctccgtctcaacgtatgtttgatgctgacgtcatattcagtgatcgttcggcatcatctcagaacactgtgcgctcaacagaaggggctggcttacgttttattttagacttgcttcaaggcatatcttcaatgA harbors:
- the hcls1 gene encoding src substrate protein p85-like; the encoded protein is MWKAVVGHDVNVKVETEGDDWDTDPNFENDVSEQEQRWGARTIEGSGRKEHISIADLRQNVSREHEVVKKKEMEQGPKASYGYGGKFGVEKDRMDKGALGHSYVAEVEQHSSQKDAAKGFGGKYGVQKDRVDKSAMSYEYKGEVQQHASQKDYAKGFGGKYGVQKERVDKAAMGYDYKGETEKHQSQKDYSKGFGGKYGVEKEKVDKAALGYDYKGETEKHQSQKDYAKGFGGKYGVEKEKVDKAALGYDYKGETEKHQSQKDYAKGFGGRYGVEADRMDKSAASFSEMESPSSAYEKPQAFEASSVGAGNLKARFENMAKASDDENRKRAEEERGRRLAREKREREEAQRKQEEKSQHEEEEVDQRPPPVPASQKPTKVFRKLPEIPSDEPVTEAQVEDQPDYEEPPSLPPRTEEMFEEEEPEPEQVYAECDSDPIPQDQDYEDIGLCASEDVDHDYEDLTGGGQTARAIYDYQGEANDEISFMPDDIITNIEMVDEGWWKGMCHGRTGLFPASFVELM